The Streptomyces sp. Je 1-332 genome has a window encoding:
- a CDS encoding phosphatase PAP2 family protein produces MAGLDTTGSNPDVSLLYDINGLAEDSPAWLAKSIAFVGEYGLLLALVLLVVWCWWGQRKRGSLDDAASSVAAVVWAPLAAGIAVLVNVPIRGFVERRRPFKDHDGLELLVDGKTDFSFVSDHATLAMALGAGLFVANRKFGLVGIALALLEGFCRVFMGVHYPTDVVGGFALGTAVALLLSPLAMALLTPVARAVGRTGRGGWLVWAKRGPVPGEVEGEGVAELAPPAPSAPDERDLAA; encoded by the coding sequence ATGGCTGGACTCGACACAACAGGGTCGAACCCCGACGTCAGCCTGCTCTACGACATCAACGGCCTGGCTGAGGATTCGCCGGCCTGGCTGGCGAAGTCGATCGCATTCGTCGGCGAGTACGGACTGCTGCTCGCGCTTGTTCTGCTGGTCGTCTGGTGCTGGTGGGGACAGCGGAAGCGGGGGTCGCTGGATGACGCCGCTTCCTCCGTCGCCGCTGTGGTCTGGGCGCCCTTGGCGGCCGGGATCGCCGTCCTGGTGAATGTACCGATCCGTGGATTCGTGGAGCGGCGTCGGCCTTTCAAGGACCATGACGGCCTTGAGCTCCTTGTGGACGGAAAGACCGACTTCTCCTTCGTGAGCGATCACGCGACGCTCGCGATGGCTCTTGGCGCCGGGCTCTTCGTGGCCAACCGGAAGTTCGGCCTTGTCGGCATCGCCCTCGCCCTGCTCGAAGGCTTCTGCCGGGTCTTCATGGGCGTGCACTATCCGACGGACGTCGTGGGCGGATTCGCGCTCGGAACGGCCGTCGCGCTGTTGCTCTCGCCGCTGGCTATGGCCCTGCTCACCCCTGTGGCCAGGGCTGTTGGGCGGACGGGGCGGGGCGGGTGGCTGGTGTGGGCGAAGCGGGGGCCGGTGCCGGGCGAGGTTGAGGGTGAGGGTGTGGCGGAGCTGGCTCCGCCTGCGCCCTCCGCTCCGGACGAGCGGGATCTTGCTGCCTAG
- a CDS encoding FAD-binding oxidoreductase translates to MERRTFIGTAAATAAAFAAAGCSGSGGGSGTGGSAASRSTGTPRSGTPIRTSSAAASAAANLTALAKDLDGTLVKPGEAKWAAARQLYNTRYDSLKPTAVAYVANQDDIRTTLAYARAHDVPVSIRNGGHSYGGWSSGTGRLIVDVSKLNKTRASGSTATVGAGAKLIDVYRSLAAKGVTIPAGSCPTVGISGLTLGGGHGVVSRAYGLTCDSLTSATLVTADGKQLTASESENKDLFWALRGAGSGNFGVVTELSFRTHAAPQGVSAYMTWPWSKAAAVIKAWQEWGPGQPDEIWSSAHLANTPGGTPTVSVACFSLGTYGELQNAVDRLADKIGAPARSVSLKRRSYKESMEVYAGCSSFTSDAQCHLPGATPGRSTQGALNRETYAASSDFFDRSLSAAGIRTLLSQVENVTGASGGSIALTALGGAINRVDPTATAFVHRRSRMLAQYIASWRPGTSGKPAQAWLKSAHGAMGRYASGAAYQNYADPTLANWREAYYGSAASRLKRLKKQYDPERFFDYPQAL, encoded by the coding sequence ATGGAACGACGTACGTTCATCGGCACGGCGGCGGCGACCGCGGCGGCCTTCGCGGCGGCGGGCTGCAGCGGCTCGGGCGGCGGCAGCGGCACCGGCGGCAGCGCGGCCTCTCGCAGCACGGGCACCCCCCGCTCCGGCACCCCCATCCGCACCTCGAGCGCCGCCGCGTCCGCCGCGGCGAACCTCACCGCCCTCGCCAAGGACCTGGACGGCACCCTGGTCAAGCCGGGCGAGGCGAAGTGGGCGGCGGCACGGCAGCTCTACAACACGCGCTACGACAGCCTGAAGCCGACGGCGGTCGCGTACGTGGCGAACCAGGACGACATCCGGACGACCCTGGCCTACGCCCGCGCCCACGACGTCCCGGTCTCCATACGCAACGGCGGCCATTCCTACGGGGGTTGGTCGTCCGGCACGGGCCGCCTCATCGTCGACGTATCGAAGCTGAACAAGACCCGCGCCAGTGGCTCGACGGCCACGGTCGGCGCGGGCGCGAAGCTGATCGACGTCTACCGCTCGCTCGCGGCGAAGGGCGTGACGATCCCGGCGGGCTCCTGCCCGACGGTCGGCATCTCCGGCCTGACGCTGGGCGGCGGCCATGGAGTGGTCTCGCGGGCGTACGGCCTGACCTGCGACAGCCTGACGTCGGCGACGCTGGTCACGGCGGACGGCAAGCAGCTGACGGCGAGCGAGAGCGAGAACAAGGACCTGTTCTGGGCGCTGCGGGGCGCGGGGAGCGGAAACTTCGGCGTGGTGACGGAGCTGAGCTTCCGCACGCACGCGGCCCCGCAAGGCGTCTCGGCGTACATGACCTGGCCCTGGTCGAAGGCGGCCGCGGTCATCAAGGCGTGGCAGGAGTGGGGCCCCGGCCAGCCGGACGAGATCTGGTCGTCGGCGCATCTGGCGAACACGCCGGGCGGCACGCCCACGGTGTCGGTGGCGTGCTTCTCCCTGGGCACGTACGGCGAACTGCAGAACGCGGTGGACCGCCTGGCGGACAAGATCGGCGCTCCGGCCCGCAGCGTGTCCCTGAAGCGGCGCTCGTACAAGGAGTCGATGGAGGTGTACGCGGGCTGCTCGTCCTTCACCTCGGACGCCCAGTGCCACCTGCCGGGCGCGACACCGGGCCGGAGCACGCAGGGCGCCCTCAACCGCGAGACGTACGCGGCAAGTTCGGACTTCTTCGACCGCTCGCTGTCGGCGGCCGGGATCCGCACGCTCCTCAGCCAGGTGGAGAACGTGACGGGCGCGAGCGGGGGCAGCATCGCTCTCACCGCCCTGGGCGGCGCGATCAACCGGGTCGATCCGACGGCCACGGCCTTCGTCCACCGCCGCAGCCGGATGCTGGCGCAGTACATCGCGTCCTGGCGCCCCGGCACATCCGGCAAGCCGGCCCAGGCCTGGCTGAAAAGCGCGCATGGGGCGATGGGCCGGTACGCGTCCGGGGCGGCGTACCAGAACTACGCGGACCCCACGCTGGCCAACTGGCGTGAGGCTTACTACGGTTCGGCGGCGTCCCGCTTGAAGCGTCTGAAGAAGCAGTACGACCCAGAGCGCTTCTTCGACTACCCCCAGGCTCTCTGA